The following are encoded together in the Plasmodium vinckei vinckei genome assembly, chromosome: PVVCY_12 genome:
- a CDS encoding Cg8 protein, putative: MQLYLNGKKQICIRMNNNAHNVFKRYVASQPLGINIPEPPPREFLPNGEPKKYRLNQRYYNHKYDWERWSLRPAGVFHTYLHGEFAKDHKPLMAWLLQFPLPLAFIPYFLFAFGLSFTFHHVSYLGIKPKRFTVEWVEANKERERAENTNPVTRYLDRRRKERGPHWILEDYLPAHPCYLHMSQYHHDTELLRKREEEAAEKEDSSDD; this comes from the coding sequence atgcaattgtatttaaatgggaaaaaacaaatttgtaTTCGTATGAACAACAATGCCCataatgtatttaaaaGATATGTTGCATCACAACCTTTAGGAATAAATATTCCAGAACCCCCTCCAAGAGAATTTTTACCAAATGGCGAACCAAAGAAATATCGATTGAATCAAAGGTATTATAACCATAAATATGATTGGGAAAGGTGGTCATTAAGACCAGCAGGCGTTTTCCATACTTATTTGCATGGTGAATTTGCAAAGGACCATAAGCCACTTATGGCATGGCTATTACAATTTCCATTGCCATTAGCTTTTATTCcatactttttatttgcttTTGGTTTATCCTTTACATTTCATCATGTATCATATCTCGGAATAAAGCCAAAGAGATTTACAGTAGAATGGGTAGAAGCTAACAAAGAGAGAGAGCGAGCTGAAAACACAAATCCTGTTACACGATACCTTGATAGAAGAAGAAAAGAAAGAGGTCCACATTGGATTCTTGAAGATTATTTGCCTGCACACCCATGTTATTTACATATGAGCCAATATCATCATGATACTGAACTCCTTCGAAAGAGAGAAGAAGAAGCCGCAGAAAAGGAAGACAGT